The Planktothrix agardhii NIES-204 genomic interval TCTTATTAACGACCTCTCCATACTGATTAAACACTAAAATCCAATTTTTTGAATATTGGTTCTTAAAATCATCTGGTTGATCTGTTTTCACATCTGGATCACTTGAGGTTTGAATCTCCATATTTGATACCAACTTTACTTGCTTTTCTTTAATTGAGCCTGATACACTTAGAGGCTGCCAGAATTGATCCTGTTCTGTTTTAGCAGTTACAGTTATTGGATATACTCTAAACCGAGGAGGATCAGAAGCTCCATCAAATTCAACAACGTGAGCTAATTTTTTATGTTTAGCTTCGCTTTGGGTATTTTGTATAGTTCTGTAAACCTCATCATTTAAACTATAAATGCGCTGTCTATTGACGAAACCAAGCCAACCAGGAGCGGCGATCGCACTTAAAATTGCAACCATTAATACAACGACTACTACTTCAATCAAGCTAAATCCAGCTTCATTTTTATGAAAATTTGACTGAGATTTTAGTTTAGACTGCTTTGTTAAAAGTAAAAATTTTATTAGCCCATTTAAGTTTGGTGTTTTCATTGTTTCCTTACCTAGTTATTAACTCTACTTGATGCTTTACTGACCCACAGAACCTCTACCTTGAACAATGATATTTTTTTGTGGAAAATAAGCTGGTTTCGTGGGATCATAAGCTGCTCCCGGTTGAATTTTAACCAAAGCATTTCCTCGAATATTAACTTGAGCTATAGTTCTCTTAGAATCTACACAAGCAAAAAACCCCCCATTATTAGTTCCAATCATTTGAGCATCGGCTGCATCTGCTGATCCTAATACTTGTTGACAATAATTAGGGTCGAGCGCCTTAACTTTACTTTTATCAATATAATCCACTAAAACTTGTTTTGTTTGTGTAATTTTAGCGGCTCCCTCACTTGTCCAGTTATTCATCTTGTCTTCTAAAGTGCCAGAACCTGTGAATTCCAGAGGTTTAAAACCGTTATCTTTTTGCGCTTCGGGAATATTTTTAATATAATCCTGGAAGTCTTGATTAGGATCTTTGACTCCATCCCTAATTTGTAATCGGGTAATCCGAGCTTGCGTAGACCATTTTTTATCTGTATCTTGCTTTGTGTTTAAATAGTAAGCTACTAATGAATATACTTGAGCATCATCACAAAGATTAGGCTCAGGAGGGTCTTTAGGAGGGTCTTTAGGAGGGTCATCACAATAATCTTTGGCTGGGCCCACAGTGCCTTCATACTCGCTTAATGGAGGGATAACATCAGGAATAAAATCTTGTTTCCAAAAAATTAAGATTGGTTCTTCACCCGTGGCATCCAAGGGAAGTTGAGTTTTAATTTTCTCAACTCCGGTTTTATTATAAATATAAATAGCTTGGGAGAGATCCCGCTTAATAAAATCTGTAGCGGCTTCTAACTCTTGATCAGTAGCGGCTTTAACTCCTTCTGTGCGATCGCTTTGTAGGACATCGACAACAAAGGCTAAAATCGGTGTGATAATTACTGCTGCCATAATCATTCCGATCAGCAGTTCAATCATTGTAAAGCCACTCGTCTTTTGATGCTGAAGCAAAGATTTTTGCTTTAGCCTATTTTGGCATAAAATCAGGAGTGATGTTTTCATTTTAAGGTTTACCTCTAAGGTTTTACCATTTTTGGACTTAACGCTGAAAGTTTCATCAATTTCAAATTAGAACACTAACAGCTTTGAATCATTAGGGAGTTTTTAAGCGATTTTCTATATCTTGAAAACTTGTTTGGCTTCCTATTATTTGAGTTGTAATTTCAGATAGAGGAACTTTAGGGTTTCCTAAGCCTTTTGTTGATTGTAATTTTCCTTGTTGCAGTGGGCTACTGTCTTTAAACGCATCTGAGCGATACACTCTAACAATCAGTTGATAGCCGTCCTCTAGTTTGGCATCAGTGACTTTGTTAATCGCTACTCCTTGAACAATCATGTCCATTAATCCTTTACCTGGAGTTGGGTCGTTTGGAAGAGTACATTTGCCATCACTATCATTATCCACACAGTATAGATGACCTACTGGGCTAGTACAAACTTGGCCAGCATCACAGGTTAGGGAACCTGCACTTGTTGGAGCATCAGTTGGTGTGTTTAAGGTTGGTGGTGGAACTGCTCCTGAACGAACTGCATCAATATAGGTATTAGCCGCTTTACTCCCCAGTTCAACCCGTTTGGCTTGAACACGGGTCGCAAAGGAAAAAGCCAGTAAAGGTGCAACGGCAACCATTAAAACCGTTACAACAACTATAGCCATTAAAGATTCGAGAATGGTATATCCAGATTGACTGGAGGGGTGGGGATGTTTCTGTTTTGGGGTATTCATAAGATTAAACTAGAAAGCTATAAAAAAACTAATCAATGAATCAGGGTTTAAGTGTTATCAAATATTACCTTTACCTAATGGACAATTTGGGGGTCTGAGATTTTTGGGTAAGGCATAGAATTTCCCAGTACCATAGTCAGTAGGTGCAGTGTCATAGTTGGGGATATTGGGATCTTTCTCTTTATCTTGGGCGGCACACAACAAGGTTTGAATCCAATGATCATCTTTTCCAACTTCTCGGAAGTATTGATCGGGGGGTTGAGTTGAGGGCAGGGTAAATTTAGCGGCAAATAAGTCAGGGCTTTGGGACAATAAAGCGACATCAAAACCATACACACGGTTAGGTGGCATATATTGAGCAGTTCTACCATTGTTGTTATCGGCAGTATAGGGTTTGGGATCACCACTGGGGGGATTACCAAACTTGGTTAGTGTAGCCTTAGTTCGGTCGATAATCGGCATGAAGGGGCCTGTTGCATAGGCGCTGCGTTTGAATTGGATAAATGAACCACTGATCTGAGCCTCTTTGCCTGTCCAATTTTCGATAAACCGAGCGAAGTTAGGTAAACCCCCATTCGTTTCGTTATCACGAGTTGGAGCATCTCCACTGGCAATAATTAGGTTGAATGTTGATGCTGTTGCAGGTTGCTGCCACCCATCGGTATTCGAGACTAATGCTATTTGATTGAGTTGTACAAAAGGTCTCCAGATGGGTTGAGCAAGTAATGATCCAGGGTTCCAATCTAGTCGGGGACGACCACTGTTAAGTTGAAATCGGAGTGCATTAGCATTAGTAGAATTAGGAGGAACAGCAGTGCTTACCGATTTTCCACTACCTGCAAAATCTGAAATTGTTGGAAATGTGAAAGCAGTGCTGCTATTACCTGCGTAATTGACTTGATCACTATAGATTCCTAAAGCAATGGGTAAAGGGGAAGGGGAAGAGTTATCCAAAATCAACTCATATTTCTTGGCATCAGAGGCAGGATATCGAGCAAAAGCAATCCGACGAGGGTAAATTCGATCCTTCGGCTCAAGAGCGACTCTTGCTGTTGTACCGGATAAAAGTTGACCTACGGCAGTATTGACCGGAATCTCATAGGAAAATTTTTCTTCCCCAGAATCTAACTTTTGATTACCATTACTATCAATACCAATCTTCCAATCCCCCGGTTTACAGGTAGAAACCAAAGGTTTACGACAAATTTCCATGACATATTCTGCTACCTTACCCCGCAGTTGTACTGGGGTAATGAAGTTATTCATGTAAGAATTAACTTTTGTAGATTCTGGTTTTCCATCGGTTTTATACCAATCAGTGGTGGTCACATAATTGTTGTCATAGAAACCATTGAATTGACGGGCAGCAGCCACCGTGATAACTTTTTCGCTTACACTTGTGTCAGTTTGATTTCCATTTCCGTTGAGGTCAAGTTTGAGGGTAACTTCTGAAAAAGAATCATTAAGGTTGCCATTGTTATTAAGATCATAGCCTTGCACCGGATTGTTACTATTATCATAGCTTCCCGCAATAATAGGGTTCAGTCCTTTATGAGTAATATAATCAGCACTAAGAACGGTATTATTCCGCAGATCATAATCTCCTTGATTGCGATACCCTGTTTTAAAGCTATTAGAGAGGAGGGTAATTGCATCAGAAATGACAGTTGCGGGACGCCATAAATCTCCACTTCCGACACACTCTAATCGTGTATCTCCCTTGCGACAAGCAAAGCTTTTATTGAGTTTGGTTCGACCATAGAAACTTGTCTCTGTCCACTTCTTAGGTGTTCCAGTTAAGGCTGTTGTATCAAATTCTTCTAACTGAGCACCACCTGGTTCACTTTGATGTAGATTAAAACCACCATTTGAGCTATCTGCTTTAACATAAGCAGGTAAATCAGTGGCTAAGATCAAGCCTTTTTCTATATCGTTATAATCGTTTGTGTTGCCACCCCGTGCTAGAATTTGACCGTTAATTAACATGATGCCGTTAGGACGACGAGTTTCATCGAGAATGTAATCTACAGGACTCTTAAGATCCCAGCTAATCGTCTTATCACTCTGGTCTAGTAAGGCATCTTCACGAGTTGCATAAATAATGCCACTATTGGGGAGTAGATATTCACTTGTCGATCCAACTGTTCCTAGACGCAGCAAGTCTAAATCAATGACAGTGGCTCGAATTTCCAGGGGTTGACGATCCTCAATCGGACGATCATAGGTGTTTGGAGTCCCTGTGTTATTATCATTATTTTCAATAGATTTAATTTGACGAGAATCGAGAAATGCTGTTTCATAGATAGCTCCATGAGGAATTACAGTGTCACCTGCACCTGGGGTATCATCAGGACTACCCGCAAGGTTGTTGAGAATGGTCATTGCACACAAGGTTGTGTCGATAGCAGATTGTTCATCTAGGCTGCGAGCATCTGAAGCTTTTTGTAAAGCTTTGCGTAAAGGTTCATTGACAAAGCGACCATCAGGAAAGACTAAATTTGCTTGA includes:
- a CDS encoding PilA, whose protein sequence is MKTPNLNGLIKFLLLTKQSKLKSQSNFHKNEAGFSLIEVVVVVLMVAILSAIAAPGWLGFVNRQRIYSLNDEVYRTIQNTQSEAKHKKLAHVVEFDGASDPPRFRVYPITVTAKTEQDQFWQPLSVSGSIKEKQVKLVSNMEIQTSSDPDVKTDQPDDFKNQYSKNWILVFNQYGEVVNKNGKTPVNDVPFTVTVSLPDGTSKRCVMVETLLGGMRTAENTNCPTPP